A window of Fusarium musae strain F31 chromosome 1, whole genome shotgun sequence genomic DNA:
TCCCGTGGTTCACATAAGCATTAGTTAGCAGCCAAAGTCTCACTTTCGACGTATCAATATCCTCGAGGAATTGTCGCAATCGGGCGTTTGGCTTGATGAGGTCGTCCAATGGGACCGCGTCATCGACCTTGGCGTTGTATTCCAACGCGTCAATTTGGTGGTGGCGTACAAGCCCTTCGATTGCCTGGCCGTATTGCTGGGAGTAATCCTTGTGAAGGCGTTCAGCATTGTCTGGTGAGAGGCCTAGATGCTTCTTGAAGTAGTCGTCAATGTTCTTGCCCATGTGCTCAAGGACTTTGTCATCTGCGAATGTTAGGCTCTGTAGGAAGACCTGACTGTTGACGCACTGCGCGAGTATAGACAGTTGTCGATGTCGCTAAACTCGTTAGAGGTGTCATGGAATTGGTCGGGAAGGAGTCATACAAGAACAACACGGGCTTTTCTGGTGATTGATCCATTGCGGCTCGTGATTCACGCAAAGGTTGTGGGTTGAAACTTGATTGAATGAGGAGAAAACTTGAATGAACAACAGTGATGACTGGTTGATTAACGAAGGGGACGAAAAAATACACCTGGATTCCAAAGCCAACAAAACACCATGAGAGAATCTTAAATTCATACGAAAGACATCCACATACTTCTCATGTCTTATTATGTAACTTTCGAGTTTACTGCATCTCTGACTCTCATTGTCAAAATAAGAGTCTCATAGCGCATTTACAGGGTAGGTATCTCCAGGACAGGACGTCAAACAGACATCTACAGGCCAAACATCACTCACATGCTTTGCAATACTGTTTGCAATCACAGACGAGCGAGCCGATATCCAGAGAATGTTCTGCAATTCTCATCGACATGTGTCACAGCAATGGCAAAATCAGGCAATTCGTAACAATAATGCCAACAAAGACTCAACCTCGCTCTTTGAATACGGAAATACTCGGCATATTCCCCAAGCTCCTTTCAAATCACCATGCAAAACCACGCCCTTTGAGCAACCATCTCATTCAGCTTGGTAATTCTTCCATACTCTTTAATCGCCGACTTTGTTTTGCAAAACAGCGCCAAAAACCGAGGTGGCCAAATCACCCCCTGCAATCATAAAAGCCGGGCCTATCACAGTGCACCAACGAGCCAGACTAACGACCAAGACACCGAGGCATCTTGAGATAACAAAATATACCCACATCTTATCTCCGTAAAAAAGAGAGCGTCATTACAAATCTGATGCGTGCCGTGGAGCCGCAAATTTGTTCTTTTTACGGATAAATACGTCAGTATTCCCATGCGAAAAAAACAGGGTCTTGGCATGTTATCATCACAACAGCGTTAATGAACGATAAAGAAGTTGGGAATATGTCCCAAAATCAACAGCGAGCTTCTCTGGACCGCGAGTCTTCAACGGATATTGAAAAGAATTCGCCAATGGCTGGAAATAACACAGATGATCAGAATGCGAATCTTAGTGATCAAACCACTGAGGCTGGTAACTTGACGACCGACTGCGAATCGTTCGAAGTTTCGTGGGATGGCGACAAGGATCCTTTATGTCCCCGGAGTATGTCGACGTTGCGAAAATGGATGATTGTTTCGATCGCATGCATGGGAAGTCTCTGCGTGTAAGCCTCCAAACTCACCTTCACTCTCACAATACTAACAGTTTCCAGAACATGCGCAAGTTCAATCTACACAGCTACCTACACCCAAATGAACGCCGAATTCCACTGCTCCCAAATCGTCGCCACCCTCGGCCTCTCAACCTTTGTCCTCGGAATCGCTCTCGGTCCCGTTCTCACAAGCCCGTTGAGCGAGTACTACGGCCGCCGACCAATCTACCTCGTCTCATGGGCCATGTTCATAATCTGGACGATCCCCTCCGCCGTAGCGCAAAACATCGAGACCATGATCATCGCACGTTTCTTCACCGGTTTCGCTGGAAGTTCGTTCCTCAGCGTTGCAGGCGGAACAGCTGGTGATGTCTTCGAACGGCATGAGATCCAGAAACCTATGAGTTTGGTGTCGTTGGCGCCGTTCATCGGACCGGCTATTGGGCCGTTGATGGGAGggtttattaattataatacaaATTGGAGATGGACGTATTATGTTATGTTGATTTGGGCTGCGTTTGTTATGGTGGCTATTGTGGTGTTTGCGCCCGAGACGTTTCATCCGATTTTGTTGAGGGAGAAggcgaggatgttgaggaaagAGACTGGGAATGACGCGTATAGAGCGCCGATGGAGCATACGAAGAAGCCCATTCTTGAGACACTGAAGCTTTCAGTCCTTCGACCATTTCAGCTGCTCTTCCTGGAGCCCATGTGTCTCTGCCTGGATCTCTACTCCGCCATCCTCCTTGGTATTCTTTACCTATTCTTCGGCGCATTCCCTCTCATCTTCCGAACGAACCACGGTATGAGTCTTTGGCAGACCGGAATGACATTCTTGGGAATTCTTGTTGGATTTGTAATTGCAACGGCTACGACTCCCTTCTGGGCCAGACTTCGACTTCGCTGGTTGGCGGAACAGGAGAAGGAGACTGGAAAAGCTATCAGCGAACCTGAGTACAGGCTACCGCCTTGTATTCTTGGAGCGATTCTTATCCCCATCGGGCTGTTTTGGTTTGCTTGGACGACATACTCTAGCATTCATTGGATTGTGCCTATCGTTGGATCTGGAGTTTATGGATGCGGGTAAGTTTCTCTGACCTGCTATTTCTGATATTGTGCTAACGACTGCTTGTAGCATGATGCTTGTCTTCACTGGTATCTTTACCTTCTTGGTCGACGCTTATCCTCAGTATGCCGCTTCTGCCATGGCAGCCAACAGCTTTGCCCGATGCACTTTCGCAGGTACGTTCAATTCACTCCTTTTACTTCCAACAGTCACTAACAATCGTATAGCGGCATTCCCACTGTTTGGTATTCAGATGTACGAGACGCTTGGTTATCAGTGGGCTTCCAGCCTTCTTGCTTTCTTGACGGTTGCCATGGCGCCCTTCCCGTACCTGTTCTTCAGACATGGCAAGAGACTGCGAGCCAAGAGCAAATTTTCTTCAAAGATTTAAAAACACGACAGAAAATGATTTGGAGAGGAGATACGTAATATGGACCAGCCGAAAGTTGGCTGAGTTTAGGCGATAGACGAGGttgaaaagaaaagcattATAGAACAACGACGCATAGAATAAATAGATTTCATACCCTGTTAAAAGAACCGTGTTTCACCAGCATGACCAGAATTCCGTCTTTCTCTAAAAGCTTTGTGAGTCTGCCAATGGTGGGAAAGTACCAAAGTTACCGGGCAGCAATGGACATAAACCATGCTGAAGCAGTAGATCAACATCAATGGTATTCTCCGCCCAAAAGTTGTCAAAACCCAACTGATCCGCCGGCTGCTGGAACAGATCATTCGTCTCCATCACTGCGCCGGCGACCTGAGCATTCGTCGCGTCAGTGAACGGACCGCCATTCTCCGCTAAAGTCTGAGACGTTGCCCTACTGACTTCCGCAGAGGTATTGAGAGTAGAGTCTTCATTACGATTAGAATTCGCGATGCGCGACGTCACGTCAACTATTGAACCTGCTGAGACAGCCGATCCTTGACCTGTGAGTCTTCTCATAAGGTTACCGAAGAATCTCATGATCCATAGTCCTACGGGCCAGTGTTTTGCGAGTTCGCTTAGGGCGAGGATACATTGCCGTGATTTGTTGCCGGCGAGTTGGCGTCGGATGGGATCCTTGCGGCAGATGACGAGGGTGTGGATGGAGAGGGCGCCAAAGACAGCAGGGACACTGGGAATATGTTAGTCTCTGAGGAGAATTGGAGGCGAGGTTCGACTTGCATGTGCATTTGACTTTTACTCATTGCTCCGACGGCCAGGAGATCTTCGGTCATGCGAGTAATGGAATCAGCTGCTCGCCGGGCCCAAATGTCTCCTTCGGCTTCAGACGGTGTGAGGTCTTCAATTGCCTTGGGCCGGAACAAGAGGATATAGTAGTTTCTGTTACCCATTAGCTAGCTCGTCGCTGGTCGGCGCTGAATCTCTTACTGGTACGCCATGTGTAACTGGGTTGCCCAGAAAGCTGGACCCAGTGTCTCATCTAGCGGCGCCCTCTGCATGCATTTGGGCAACTGCGCTTCCCACTGTTCAAGTCTTTGTTTCAGACGCTCTGGTTTGTATTGTCCCAAGTCAGGTCGTCGAGGACTGTATTCTGCGATTACGATGTCTCCGACTGGACGAAAATTAGTAATCCGAGCAAAAGGGGCATCGGTAGAGATGAACTCACGGATCTCGGCGGCTTTCGTCATCTCTATTGCGAGAGCCGTATGatattcttcttgtcgagtTATTAGGGGGTCGTTGTGATCATCGTCGAAGTAAAAGTCTTCTTCAGTCAGAGGTTCAATGTCGCAGTCTTCATCCCTGATTCTGCAAGGCTTGCCGAGACATGCTGCAGTATGTCGGTCGCGAGTCTACAAATGTTAGTAGGGGCACTCAATTGCTTTACTCCTTTGACTAACATAGATGGACCACCAGATTCGTTTCCGCAACGCTCTTTTCTCGGGACTTAGCCTCGATGCAACCGTCCTACGGCCAAGTCAGTGTCAGTTCGCAACCTGCGAAAGCTTTACATACGAACGATACATCCCCAAAGACTGAGCACAAGATGTCGCACATCCAAGCCAGAACCATGAGTCTTTCTGATCATCCGGGCCATTCCACCAAAACCCCAAAAGGAAGATAGCTGCTGTAAGGACATTCCTGTCAGTCTCATGATCAACATCATACAATGTTTTCGCACGAAGATAATGATGCTTGCGAGCAGCAGTCCGATCGCTAAATCCAGCAGCCTGTATAAGACTCTCATCACAGAGAATGAAGGTGACAAGGAACATTGCATGTAAGAGCATAGGGGATGCTTTGCCCTGTCTGTATAGCTCCGAAAAGGCGCGCCTATCTATTATCGGATAGGGCGGATGGATGATCTCGAAAAAGGTGTATACAAGACGGTCGGATATTTCTTTTGGCGGCATCATCAAGGCATTTCGTACGCTGAGTGGTTCTACTTGCGGCCGTGTTGGAATGATTGCGCGGTCTGCTATTGATGCTGGTATTGGATAGTGGACTTTGACGGGCTCACTGACACCACCCCTTGGGCTACATATCATCTCGACGATGTATGATAAGCTGCTTGAGTCGCCCAGGAAGTATGACTTGTCGTTCCCGGACAAgctctgttgttgagagctCGGCTCATTATTCTGTGCGATACTCGATTGGACAGGCtgaccttgatcttgataCTGGGGATTTTCGTTACTTTGAGGCGTAATCACTGCGACACTGTCGCTCATGGTATCATGTTGGTCAACCGGACTCTGCGGCTGCTGTCTTCTTGACACGCGTTGCGCATTACTTCGCCTAGCATATCTACAAACCCGTGAGTCACAATTCCTCATCGCATCACATCGTTTTTACGCACTTTCCACGTTTCGAGTCTATCAACTCACAAGTAACCTCGCGCGTACGACAATGCCAACACGGCTGTCCATCAGCGGCGTCACACTTTACCCGTCTTGTGTGACACGCCTTGCAAGCCACGCGAGCTACACGCGTCCGAAGAGGTACAgcgcttgatgatcttgcgcCGCTTTGACGATTTTGCAACTCGGTCATTGAGATTGGAGTTGATGCTGGTGATTTCTCAGAGGCTTGTTGGTGAGAGATTAAGTCGCCGACTCGGTGACTTGGGTGACGGCTGAGATGATGGGAATAAGACGGTTACGTAAGGTGGAATGACGTTGTGGCTTGG
This region includes:
- a CDS encoding hypothetical protein (EggNog:ENOG41~antiSMASH:Cluster_1.4); this encodes MDQSPEKPCVNSQVFLQSLTFADDKVLEHMGKNIDDYFKKHLGLSPDNAERLHKDYSQQYGQAIEGLVRHHQIDALEYNAKVDDAVPLDDLIKPNARLRQFLEDIDTSKAFTDPFSDDSHKNCVGAKDAGWTAIHFVEEGLSVPDTQASQHQIRHLEELRSLYPDFFSVRN
- a CDS encoding hypothetical protein (EggNog:ENOG41~antiSMASH:Cluster_1.4) yields the protein MYRSTVASRLSPEKRALRKRIWWSIYTRDRHTAACLGKPCRIRDEDCDIEPLTEEDFYFDDDHNDPLITRQEEYHTALAIEMTKAAEIREFISTDAPFARITNFRPVGDIVIAEYSPRRPDLGQYKPERLKQRLEQWEAQLPKCMQRAPLDETLGPAFWATQLHMAYQNYYILLFRPKAIEDLTPSEAEGDIWARRAADSITRMTEDLLAVGAMSKSQMHMQVEPRLQFSSETNIFPVSLLSLAPSPSTPSSSAARIPSDANSPATNHGNVSSP
- a CDS encoding hypothetical protein (EggNog:ENOG41~antiSMASH:Cluster_1.4~SMCOG1106:major facilitator transporter); this encodes MSQNQQRASLDRESSTDIEKNSPMAGNNTDDQNANLSDQTTEAGNLTTDCESFEVSWDGDKDPLCPRTTYTQMNAEFHCSQIVATLGLSTFVLGIALGPVLTSPLSEYYGRRPIYLVSWAMFIIWTIPSAVAQNIETMIIARFFTGFAGSSFLSVAGGTAGDVFERHEIQKPMSLVSLAPFIGPAIGPLMGGFINYNTNWRWTYYVMLIWAAFVMVAIVVFAPETFHPILLREKARMLRKETGNDAYRAPMEHTKKPILETLKLSVLRPFQLLFLEPMCLCLDLYSAILLGILYLFFGAFPLIFRTNHGMSLWQTGMTFLGILVGFVIATATTPFWARLRLRWLAEQEKETGKAISEPEYRLPPCILGAILIPIGLFWFAWTTYSSIHWIVPIVGSGVYGCGMMLVFTGIFTFLVDAYPQYAASAMAANSFARCTFAAAFPLFGIQMYETLGYQWASSLLAFLTVAMAPFPYLFFRHGKRLRAKSKFSSKI